From Halorubrum salinarum, the proteins below share one genomic window:
- a CDS encoding anthranilate synthase component I family protein produces the protein MRRTVHTDRERFRAVAAAAPDGARVPVEIRVAVDDPFDAYRRARDGPGGVFYETTGGQSGWGYFGVDPIERLTVAAEAVVAGAGGADGAERGEGANGAGDYRRPSASLSALEGVLDGETLARGDCEVPYPCGAFGWLSYDVARELEAFPPAPPAGPGAVDDRGLPRLQAALFDRIAAWECPVDAEDGDDDGGTVTLRVTACPRVPAGLDDTEADREALDALFDEGRARAADLITRIETGDAASGAPPDPAAESATFESDVGREGYADAVRRVKASVRDGDTFQANVSQRLTAPAAVHPVEAYDALREVNPAPYSGLIEFGDRPTGGDLVSASPELLLAREPTDDPDRGARLVTEPIAGTRPRGDTESADAGLEAELTGDEKERAEHAMLVDLERNDLGKVSRFGTVEVSEYRRVDRYSEVMHLVSLIEGEACPDVGLADAVAACFPGGTITGAPKPRTMEIIDELEPTRRGPYTGSMFAAGFDGRATLNIVIRTLVRHAAEYHLRVGAGIVHDSDPDAEYEETLAKARALVSAVDEALAAGDMAVEPEDGPAPEEVTER, from the coding sequence ATGAGGCGAACGGTACACACCGACCGGGAGCGGTTCCGCGCGGTCGCGGCCGCGGCGCCGGACGGCGCGCGGGTCCCGGTCGAGATCCGGGTCGCCGTCGACGACCCCTTCGACGCCTACCGCCGGGCGCGGGACGGCCCCGGCGGCGTCTTCTACGAGACGACGGGCGGCCAGTCCGGGTGGGGGTACTTCGGCGTCGACCCGATCGAGCGGCTGACCGTCGCCGCCGAGGCGGTCGTCGCCGGCGCGGGCGGCGCGGACGGAGCGGAGCGCGGCGAAGGGGCGAACGGAGCGGGCGACTACCGGCGCCCGTCGGCCTCGCTTTCGGCTTTGGAGGGCGTCCTCGACGGCGAGACGCTGGCGCGTGGCGACTGCGAGGTGCCGTACCCGTGCGGCGCGTTCGGCTGGCTCTCCTACGACGTGGCGCGCGAGTTGGAGGCGTTCCCGCCGGCGCCGCCCGCGGGCCCCGGCGCGGTCGACGACCGCGGGCTCCCGCGGCTCCAGGCCGCGCTCTTCGACCGGATCGCGGCCTGGGAGTGTCCGGTGGATGCCGAGGACGGCGACGACGACGGCGGGACCGTCACGCTCCGCGTGACCGCCTGTCCCCGTGTGCCGGCGGGGCTCGACGACACCGAGGCCGACCGCGAGGCGCTCGACGCGCTGTTCGACGAGGGGCGGGCGCGGGCCGCCGACCTGATAACCCGGATCGAGACCGGGGACGCGGCCTCTGGGGCGCCGCCCGACCCGGCCGCGGAGAGCGCGACCTTCGAGAGCGACGTGGGCCGCGAGGGGTACGCCGACGCGGTCCGGCGGGTCAAGGCGTCCGTCCGCGACGGCGACACGTTCCAGGCGAACGTCTCGCAGCGGCTGACCGCGCCGGCCGCGGTCCATCCCGTCGAGGCGTACGACGCGCTCCGCGAGGTGAACCCGGCGCCGTACTCCGGGCTGATCGAGTTCGGCGACCGCCCGACCGGCGGCGACCTCGTGAGCGCGAGCCCGGAGCTCCTCCTGGCGCGCGAGCCGACCGACGACCCCGACCGCGGCGCGCGCCTCGTCACGGAGCCGATAGCGGGGACGCGGCCCCGGGGGGACACGGAGTCGGCCGACGCCGGGCTGGAGGCCGAGCTGACCGGCGACGAGAAGGAGCGCGCCGAGCACGCGATGTTGGTCGATCTGGAGCGCAACGACCTCGGGAAGGTGTCGCGGTTCGGCACGGTCGAGGTGAGCGAGTACCGACGGGTGGACCGCTACAGCGAGGTGATGCACCTCGTGAGCCTGATCGAGGGCGAGGCCTGCCCGGACGTGGGGCTCGCGGACGCGGTCGCGGCCTGCTTCCCCGGCGGGACCATCACGGGCGCGCCGAAGCCGCGGACGATGGAAATCATCGACGAGCTGGAGCCGACGCGCCGCGGGCCCTACACCGGGTCGATGTTCGCGGCCGGGTTCGACGGCCGCGCGACGCTGAACATCGTCATCCGGACCCTCGTGCGCCACGCCGCCGAGTACCACCTCCGGGTCGGCGCGGGGATCGTCCACGACTCGGACCCGGACGCGGAGTACGAGGAGACGCTCGCGAAGGCGCGCGCGCTGGTGAGCGCGGTCGACGAGGCGCTCGCCGCCGGCGACATGGCGGTCGAGCCGGAGGACGGGCCCGCGCCGGAGGAGGTGACCGAGCGATGA
- a CDS encoding Rieske (2Fe-2S) protein: MDESRRIAGVEEVPEESTLLATLRPVDPESVDEGEGDLGEGEDGGPEVEAILTRAAGEVRAFRNYCQHWTDVRLDKDDGAFVRNGEVFCQTHGATFEADGGYCNFGPCEGAVLESVGVTVADDAVYLDDDAYEFVRLGPSAGKGDGGGSRIDFTGN; this comes from the coding sequence ATGGACGAGAGCCGCCGGATCGCCGGCGTCGAGGAGGTCCCGGAGGAGAGCACGCTGCTCGCGACACTGCGCCCGGTCGACCCCGAGTCGGTCGACGAGGGAGAGGGCGACCTCGGCGAGGGCGAGGACGGCGGGCCCGAGGTCGAGGCGATCCTCACGCGGGCCGCCGGGGAGGTCCGCGCGTTCCGGAACTACTGTCAACACTGGACCGACGTGCGCCTCGACAAGGACGACGGGGCGTTCGTGCGCAACGGCGAGGTGTTCTGTCAGACGCACGGCGCCACCTTCGAGGCCGACGGCGGCTACTGTAACTTCGGTCCCTGCGAGGGCGCCGTCCTCGAATCGGTCGGCGTGACGGTCGCGGACGACGCGGTGTACCTCGACGACGACGCCTACGAGTTCGTCCGGCTCGGCCCCTCCGCGGGGAAGGGCGACGGCGGCGGCTCGCGGATCGACTTCACCGGGAACTGA
- the sppA gene encoding signal peptide peptidase SppA, with protein sequence MDDAPANGRKGLLAAAAVGAATTIAGRAVLARLTGGRFGDADEYNVAKVTVSGPIRRNQGRPSPLSGPGGTTADDVVEQIEAADEDDDAEALLVELNTPGGEVVPSDDIRRAAADFDGPTVAYATDTCASGGYWIASGCDELWAREASLVGSIGVVGSRPNAKGLADKLGISYEQFTAGEYKDAGVPLKEIEEDEREYLQGIIDGYYEQFVETVSEGRDMDPEAIRETEARVYLGDDAAELGLVDELGTEDDVEDRLADLIGAEPEVREFTPERGLAERLGIGAERVAFAAGSGVAGVFADDGGDIDVEFR encoded by the coding sequence ATGGACGACGCGCCGGCGAACGGACGGAAGGGGTTGCTCGCGGCCGCCGCGGTCGGCGCGGCGACGACGATCGCGGGCCGCGCGGTCCTCGCGCGGCTCACGGGCGGGCGATTCGGTGACGCGGACGAGTACAACGTCGCGAAGGTGACGGTCTCGGGACCGATCCGTCGGAACCAGGGGCGGCCGTCGCCGCTTTCCGGCCCCGGCGGGACGACCGCGGACGACGTGGTCGAGCAGATCGAGGCGGCCGACGAGGACGACGACGCCGAGGCGCTACTCGTCGAGCTCAACACGCCCGGCGGCGAGGTCGTGCCGAGCGACGACATCCGGCGGGCCGCCGCCGACTTCGACGGGCCGACGGTCGCGTACGCGACCGACACCTGCGCCTCCGGCGGGTACTGGATCGCGAGCGGCTGCGACGAGCTGTGGGCGCGCGAGGCGAGCCTCGTCGGCTCCATCGGCGTCGTCGGCTCGCGGCCGAACGCGAAGGGGCTCGCCGACAAGCTCGGCATCTCCTACGAGCAGTTCACCGCCGGCGAGTACAAGGACGCCGGCGTCCCGCTGAAGGAGATCGAGGAGGACGAACGGGAGTACCTCCAGGGGATCATCGACGGCTACTACGAGCAGTTCGTCGAGACCGTGAGCGAGGGCCGCGACATGGACCCCGAAGCGATCCGGGAGACCGAGGCGCGGGTGTACCTCGGGGACGACGCCGCCGAGCTCGGCCTAGTCGACGAGCTGGGCACCGAGGACGACGTGGAAGACCGGCTCGCCGACCTGATCGGGGCCGAGCCCGAGGTCCGCGAGTTCACCCCGGAGCGCGGGCTCGCGGAGCGGCTCGGCATCGGCGCCGAGCGCGTCGCGTTCGCCGCCGGGAGCGGGGTCGCGGGCGTGTTCGCCGACGACGGCGGCGACATCGACGTGGAGTTCCGGTAG
- a CDS encoding ATP-binding protein — protein MAAKPHARLPPAYDSLRVGIALFDVADGTVESANDRLESLVGYSTAELRGLSVGRYTANTYRFSESEFAERLREAAAGGSPEFTWRIKRRDGELVWVRVSLSPWSGDRGPEGDADRRTDGDGERGTGTRRVLAEVRDISEHYAASRREALFWRVLRHNLRNEANKIIGYTGEILRATDDDGVREAAADAREAAVGLGGVATSVKEIQQAVCRSEPPRSHRRAAAAARDVVAALEPSYPDAEFVVEERRPMWIHVDAAFDHALRHAVENAVRHADEPDPTVEVTVRPSPNTGRVEIRVVDANPHIPEAEVDALDAFGEVTNTRHGTGVGLFVMKWCIESLGGELEFERRDPRGNVVRLYLPARERPAPSA, from the coding sequence ATGGCCGCGAAGCCGCACGCGCGACTGCCACCGGCGTACGACTCCCTCCGGGTCGGTATCGCGCTGTTCGACGTCGCCGACGGTACTGTAGAGAGCGCGAACGACCGCTTGGAGTCGCTCGTCGGGTACTCGACCGCGGAGCTCCGCGGGCTGTCAGTCGGTCGATACACCGCCAACACGTACCGCTTCTCCGAGTCGGAGTTCGCCGAGCGCCTCCGCGAGGCCGCCGCCGGCGGCTCGCCCGAGTTCACGTGGCGGATCAAGCGGCGTGACGGGGAGTTGGTCTGGGTCCGCGTCTCGCTCTCCCCGTGGTCCGGCGACCGGGGGCCGGAGGGCGACGCCGACCGACGAACCGACGGCGACGGCGAGCGCGGGACGGGCACGAGACGAGTCCTCGCCGAGGTGCGCGACATCAGCGAGCACTACGCTGCGAGCCGGCGCGAGGCACTGTTCTGGCGCGTGCTCCGACATAACCTCCGGAACGAGGCGAACAAGATCATCGGGTACACCGGCGAGATCCTTCGGGCGACCGACGACGACGGCGTTCGCGAGGCTGCCGCGGATGCGCGCGAGGCCGCGGTGGGGCTTGGCGGCGTCGCGACCTCGGTCAAGGAGATCCAGCAGGCCGTCTGTCGGTCGGAGCCGCCGCGTTCGCACCGACGGGCCGCCGCCGCCGCGCGCGACGTCGTCGCCGCGCTCGAACCGTCATACCCCGACGCCGAGTTCGTCGTCGAGGAGCGCCGACCCATGTGGATCCACGTCGACGCCGCGTTCGACCACGCGCTTCGCCACGCGGTCGAGAACGCGGTCCGGCACGCTGACGAGCCGGACCCGACCGTCGAGGTGACCGTCCGCCCGTCGCCGAACACCGGGCGCGTGGAGATCCGCGTCGTCGACGCGAACCCGCACATTCCGGAGGCCGAGGTCGACGCCCTCGACGCGTTCGGCGAGGTGACGAACACCCGCCACGGGACGGGCGTCGGCCTCTTCGTCATGAAGTGGTGTATCGAGTCGCTCGGGGGAGAACTCGAGTTCGAGCGGCGGGACCCCCGCGGCAACGTCGTCCGGCTCTACCTCCCGGCGAGGGAGCGGCCGGCGCCGTCGGCCTGA
- a CDS encoding aminotransferase class IV, whose translation MRDADEDAERLYHVDGDLVPTPEATVSVEDRGFAYGDAAFETMRAYGGAVFRWDAHADRLRDTCETLGLDHGLADADLKRRVDETLAANDLADAYVKLSVTRGVQPGTLDPKPAVDPTVVVIAKPLARGGVGSDPVHDGPAALQTTKTRKPADRAIPAAAKTHNYLNGILARLELRVTGADEAMLLDPDGNVAEGATANLFFADGTALKTPSLDGPILPGVTRATVIEVAEEEGIPVEEGTYAPDAVREADEVFLTNSTWEVRPVATVDGIAVDGDGEGVAGPLTTLISRLFDRRIEEAHYDGERL comes from the coding sequence ATGCGTGACGCAGACGAGGACGCGGAGCGACTGTACCACGTCGACGGCGACCTCGTCCCCACCCCGGAGGCGACCGTCTCGGTGGAGGACCGCGGGTTCGCCTACGGCGACGCCGCCTTCGAGACGATGCGCGCGTACGGGGGCGCCGTCTTCCGGTGGGACGCGCACGCGGACCGGCTCCGGGACACCTGCGAGACGCTCGGGCTCGACCACGGGCTCGCCGACGCGGACCTGAAACGCCGGGTCGACGAGACCCTCGCCGCGAACGACCTCGCGGACGCGTACGTGAAGCTCTCGGTCACTCGCGGGGTCCAGCCGGGGACGCTCGACCCGAAGCCGGCGGTCGACCCGACTGTCGTCGTGATCGCGAAGCCGCTCGCGCGCGGCGGCGTCGGGAGCGACCCGGTCCACGACGGCCCGGCCGCGCTCCAGACGACGAAGACGCGCAAGCCCGCCGACCGCGCGATCCCGGCCGCGGCCAAGACCCACAACTACCTCAACGGAATCTTGGCTCGACTCGAACTGCGGGTCACGGGCGCCGACGAGGCCATGCTGCTCGACCCGGACGGCAACGTCGCGGAGGGCGCGACCGCGAACCTCTTCTTCGCCGACGGGACGGCCCTGAAGACGCCGTCGCTCGACGGCCCGATCCTCCCCGGCGTCACCAGGGCGACCGTGATCGAGGTCGCGGAGGAGGAGGGGATCCCGGTGGAGGAGGGGACGTACGCACCCGACGCGGTGCGCGAGGCCGACGAGGTGTTCCTCACGAACTCCACCTGGGAGGTCCGGCCCGTGGCGACCGTCGACGGCATCGCGGTCGACGGCGACGGCGAGGGGGTCGCCGGCCCGCTCACGACCCTCATCTCCCGGCTGTTCGACCGGCGGATCGAGGAAGCTCACTACGACGGCGAGCGGCTCTGA
- a CDS encoding anthranilate synthase component II, translated as MTGDIDGGGVDAAADGGSSDAATAAANVNARGGWRPGAGDADARVLVVDNYDSFAYNLVQYVGEVAGAVTVRRNDAVDLAGIRALDPDGVVVSPGPGTPAEAGVSTAVFELDRPVFGVCLGHQALCASGGSRVGHAPEVVHGKPSTITHDGEGVFAGLPDRLRVGRYHSLCVEREDLPDELVETARTDEEREVVMGVRHHEKPHVGVQFHPESILTPRGKRMVRNFVEVCEDA; from the coding sequence ATGACGGGCGACATCGACGGCGGCGGCGTCGACGCGGCGGCCGACGGCGGGAGTAGCGACGCGGCGACCGCGGCGGCCAACGTCAACGCGCGGGGCGGCTGGCGCCCCGGCGCGGGAGACGCCGACGCCCGGGTCCTCGTGGTCGACAACTACGACTCGTTCGCGTACAACCTCGTCCAGTACGTCGGCGAGGTCGCCGGCGCGGTGACGGTCCGGCGGAACGACGCGGTCGACCTCGCCGGGATCCGCGCGCTCGACCCGGACGGCGTCGTTGTCTCGCCCGGCCCGGGGACGCCGGCGGAGGCGGGCGTCTCGACCGCGGTCTTCGAGCTCGACCGGCCCGTGTTCGGCGTCTGCCTCGGCCACCAGGCGCTGTGCGCGAGCGGCGGGAGCCGCGTCGGCCACGCGCCGGAGGTCGTCCACGGGAAGCCGTCGACGATCACCCACGACGGCGAGGGCGTCTTCGCCGGGCTCCCCGACCGCCTTCGGGTCGGACGGTACCACTCGCTGTGCGTCGAGCGCGAGGACCTCCCCGACGAACTCGTCGAGACCGCCCGCACCGACGAGGAGCGCGAGGTCGTGATGGGCGTGCGCCACCACGAGAAGCCGCACGTCGGCGTCCAGTTCCACCCGGAGAGCATCCTGACGCCTCGCGGGAAGCGCATGGTCCGGAACTTCGTGGAGGTGTGTGAGGATGCGTGA
- a CDS encoding helix-hairpin-helix domain-containing protein: protein MALLQKLKEKLGFGSGSGERESGETEVTVERESEPAAEPPAADEPAAGDSVEPDDAEPAESESSDAEPAESEADDVDEEAVAAETEAAASTESLVDDEGAGADEAAEQAEAAAGEADDVAVDDDDRGPSVEEIKGIGPAYAERLAEIGIETVADLADADAAEVAEGTSVGEKRAATWIDRASEF from the coding sequence ATGGCTCTACTCCAGAAGCTCAAAGAGAAGCTCGGATTCGGGAGCGGTTCGGGCGAGCGCGAGTCCGGCGAGACGGAAGTGACGGTAGAGCGGGAATCGGAGCCGGCGGCCGAGCCGCCCGCGGCCGACGAGCCCGCGGCCGGCGATTCGGTCGAGCCGGACGACGCGGAACCGGCGGAAAGCGAGTCGAGCGACGCGGAACCGGCGGAGAGCGAGGCGGACGACGTCGACGAGGAGGCGGTCGCCGCGGAGACAGAGGCGGCCGCCTCGACGGAGTCGCTCGTCGACGACGAGGGCGCGGGGGCGGACGAGGCGGCCGAGCAGGCGGAGGCCGCGGCGGGCGAGGCGGACGACGTCGCGGTCGACGACGACGACCGCGGCCCGAGCGTCGAGGAGATCAAGGGGATCGGCCCGGCGTACGCCGAGCGGCTCGCCGAGATCGGGATCGAGACGGTGGCCGACCTCGCGGACGCGGACGCCGCCGAGGTGGCGGAGGGCACGAGCGTCGGCGAGAAGCGCGCCGCGACGTGGATCGACCGCGCGAGCGAGTTCTGA
- a CDS encoding DUF373 family protein has product MTTLVICVDRSGAIGRATNVPMPVAGWEAVRSLVTDAGLDDPEDASVNCLLESLRVARDLRDEREESVVAVVSAESDTAVGADRSIASQLDDLVERYDPRAAIVVVDSAEDERVLPVVESRIPVDSVDRVVVRQARDIESTYYLLKQFLADEQLRSTVLVPFGVALLLVPALFYWFSAGEAVAGVAGLLGAALLYKGLAVDRLVAGLPERVREALYAGQVSVVTYVVAGGLALVGGFFGFLAASNLTPGSARLVEVVEFTYAAVPWFAVAGVTAAVGRLLDELIRDEGIRTPYLNLPFVIAAVALVVRGFAGYFLAQEAIHEPLSAYGMTLTPVQQLAAFIVGGIVVSLVGVKVASDVGTETLEDVIDAERDADGRRE; this is encoded by the coding sequence GTGACGACGCTGGTCATCTGCGTCGACCGCTCGGGGGCGATCGGTCGCGCCACCAACGTCCCGATGCCGGTCGCCGGCTGGGAGGCCGTCCGGTCGCTGGTCACGGACGCCGGGCTGGACGACCCCGAGGACGCCAGCGTGAACTGCCTGCTGGAGTCGCTGCGCGTCGCGCGCGACCTCAGAGACGAACGCGAGGAGTCGGTGGTGGCGGTCGTCTCCGCCGAGAGCGACACGGCGGTCGGTGCCGACCGCTCCATCGCCTCCCAGCTCGACGACCTCGTGGAGCGGTACGACCCGCGGGCCGCCATCGTCGTCGTCGACTCCGCGGAGGACGAGCGCGTCCTCCCGGTCGTCGAGTCGCGGATCCCGGTCGACTCCGTCGACCGCGTCGTCGTCCGGCAGGCCCGCGACATCGAGTCCACCTACTACCTCCTCAAGCAGTTCCTCGCCGACGAGCAGCTACGGTCGACGGTCCTCGTGCCGTTCGGCGTCGCGCTGCTCTTGGTCCCCGCGCTGTTCTACTGGTTCTCCGCCGGCGAGGCGGTCGCCGGCGTCGCCGGGCTGCTCGGCGCCGCGCTGCTGTACAAGGGGCTCGCGGTCGACCGGCTCGTGGCCGGGCTGCCGGAGCGCGTCCGCGAGGCGCTGTACGCCGGCCAGGTGTCCGTCGTGACGTACGTCGTCGCCGGCGGGCTCGCCCTCGTCGGCGGGTTCTTCGGCTTCCTCGCCGCCTCGAACCTGACCCCCGGATCGGCGCGGCTCGTCGAGGTCGTGGAGTTCACCTACGCCGCGGTCCCGTGGTTCGCGGTCGCGGGCGTGACCGCGGCCGTGGGGCGGCTGCTCGACGAGCTGATCCGCGACGAGGGGATCCGGACCCCGTACCTCAACCTCCCGTTCGTCATCGCCGCGGTCGCCCTCGTCGTCCGCGGGTTCGCCGGCTACTTCCTCGCGCAGGAGGCGATCCACGAGCCGCTGTCGGCGTACGGGATGACGCTGACGCCGGTCCAACAGCTCGCGGCGTTCATCGTCGGGGGCATCGTGGTGTCGCTCGTCGGCGTCAAGGTCGCCAGCGACGTCGGCACCGAGACCCTCGAAGACGTCATCGACGCGGAGCGGGACGCCGACGGCCGGCGGGAGTGA
- a CDS encoding shikimate dehydrogenase, with translation MDVYGLIGNPVGHSLSPPMHEAGYEARGLDARYVTFEPDAGAAAAAIAGAADLGVAGLNVTVPFKRDVLDAVDAAPLAERIGAVNTVDYGPVRAGEAEQPRGHNTDAAGVTRALEHHDVTVDGRDALVVGAGGAGRAAAFALADAGASVHVANRTAERAVELAEGVPGATGGGLDDLATRVAAADLLVNATSVGMEAPDETPVPAEHLHGDLAVLDAVYAPIETRLLREAAAAGATTVDGAWMLLYQGVEAFEIWTGEDAPVDAMNAALRAELE, from the coding sequence ATGGACGTGTACGGACTGATCGGGAACCCGGTCGGCCACTCGCTGTCGCCGCCGATGCACGAGGCGGGCTACGAGGCGCGCGGCCTCGACGCGCGCTACGTCACCTTCGAGCCGGACGCCGGCGCCGCGGCCGCGGCGATAGCGGGCGCGGCCGACCTCGGCGTCGCGGGGCTCAACGTGACGGTCCCGTTCAAGCGGGACGTTCTCGACGCGGTCGACGCCGCCCCGCTCGCCGAGCGCATCGGCGCGGTCAACACGGTCGACTACGGCCCGGTTCGGGCGGGCGAGGCCGAGCAACCGCGCGGCCACAACACCGACGCCGCCGGGGTGACGCGGGCGCTCGAACACCACGACGTGACGGTCGACGGCCGCGACGCGCTCGTCGTGGGCGCGGGCGGCGCGGGGCGGGCGGCCGCGTTCGCGCTGGCGGACGCCGGCGCGTCGGTCCACGTCGCGAACCGCACCGCGGAGCGCGCGGTCGAACTCGCCGAGGGGGTTCCGGGCGCGACCGGCGGCGGCCTCGACGACCTCGCTACCCGCGTCGCGGCCGCCGACCTGCTCGTCAACGCGACGAGCGTGGGGATGGAGGCGCCCGACGAGACCCCGGTGCCCGCCGAGCACCTCCACGGCGACCTCGCCGTCCTCGACGCGGTGTACGCGCCGATCGAGACCCGGCTGCTGCGGGAGGCCGCGGCCGCGGGCGCGACGACGGTCGACGGCGCGTGGATGCTGCTGTACCAGGGCGTCGAGGCGTTCGAGATCTGGACCGGCGAGGACGCCCCGGTCGACGCGATGAACGCGGCGCTGCGGGCGGAACTGGAGTGA
- a CDS encoding DUF5788 family protein has protein sequence MKEFERKQLLERVERESSTIGVDIPESIEIQGEAIDLRSFVFEIKRRDSVPPGERDRVERAKRNLRRERLDRLAPIEDNEVSYEEGERLAASIIGIDRALEALEGLDAPDPETEAKRQEAADQKRWMNFLKKALGREDAGGGSGRTRF, from the coding sequence GTGAAGGAGTTCGAGCGAAAACAGCTCCTGGAGCGGGTCGAACGGGAGTCGTCGACGATCGGCGTCGACATCCCGGAGTCGATCGAGATCCAGGGGGAGGCGATCGACCTCCGGTCGTTCGTCTTCGAGATCAAGCGGCGCGACTCGGTCCCGCCCGGCGAGCGCGACCGCGTCGAGCGCGCCAAGCGGAACCTCCGCCGCGAGCGGCTCGACCGCCTGGCGCCGATCGAGGACAACGAGGTGAGCTACGAGGAGGGCGAGCGGCTGGCGGCGTCGATCATCGGCATCGACCGCGCGCTGGAGGCGCTGGAGGGGCTCGACGCGCCCGACCCGGAGACCGAGGCCAAGCGCCAGGAGGCCGCCGACCAGAAGCGCTGGATGAACTTCCTGAAGAAGGCGCTCGGCCGCGAGGACGCCGGCGGCGGGAGCGGTCGCACGCGGTTCTGA
- a CDS encoding transporter codes for MNVINPVMWSVHVGFAVLWVGSVLFVTLAVLPPALRGEIGTTALGSVVGRLRWITRISAVAFVLSGGHMAGTLYTFEALTGTPRGHLVLTMLGLWFVGTGLVEVAGSKLADGLDADKLREPAREAKPFLYGASAVSLGLIVTAGLLASPALF; via the coding sequence ATGAACGTCATCAACCCGGTCATGTGGTCGGTCCACGTCGGCTTCGCCGTCCTCTGGGTCGGCAGCGTGCTGTTCGTCACCCTCGCGGTCCTCCCGCCTGCGCTCCGCGGCGAGATCGGGACGACCGCGCTCGGCTCGGTCGTCGGTCGCCTGCGCTGGATCACCCGGATCAGCGCGGTCGCGTTCGTCCTCTCCGGCGGCCACATGGCCGGGACGCTGTACACGTTCGAGGCGCTGACGGGCACGCCCCGCGGCCACCTCGTGTTGACGATGCTCGGGCTGTGGTTCGTCGGTACCGGGCTCGTCGAGGTCGCCGGCTCGAAGCTGGCCGACGGGCTCGACGCCGACAAGCTCCGCGAGCCCGCCCGCGAGGCCAAGCCGTTCCTCTACGGCGCGTCCGCCGTCTCCCTCGGTCTGATCGTCACCGCCGGGCTGCTCGCGAGCCCGGCGCTCTTCTGA